Genomic DNA from Mycobacteroides chelonae CCUG 47445:
ATTCCTCGTACCAGATGCTCGACGGCGTCGACCACCACAGAACTCATCTGAGGTCCTATTCGCTTGCGGCGTCAGCAGATTCGGCCGGAGCCTCGGCGGCTTCCGCGGCCGGGGCCTCGGCGGCCTCGTCCTGCTCGGCCTTCTTCGGGGCCTTCTTCTTTTTCTGCTGGATGGCCTCACCCGTGGGGGCGCCGTCGGCCTCGGCCAGAGCGGCGTTGAACAGCTCCAGCTTGCTGGGCTTGGGCTCCTTGACCTTCAGGGTGCCCTCGGCGCCGGGCAGGCCCTTGAACTTCTGCCAGTCACCGGTGATCTTCAGCAGGGCCAGCACCGGATCGGTCGGCTGCGCGCCGACGGACAGCCAGTACTGCGCACGCTCGGAATCGATCTCGATGAGGCTGGGCTCTTCCTTCGGGTGGTACCGGCCGATCACCTCGATGGCGCGGCCTTCGCGGCGCGTGCGCGCATCGGCGATCTGGATGCGGTACTGCGGGTTGCGGATCTTCCCGAGGCGGGTGAGCTTGATCTTGACAGCCATGACTACAACTTCTCCTTGAGGTATCACGCGGCAATTCGGCGATGCGTGCGGACATGCACGATCCGGTTTTGCCTCGCGTGGGTCTGACCGCAGCTGGCCATGGCCAGCACAACGGACGGTTTGCCATTGTGCCAGAACACGCCCTACCAGGCCAAATCGTCCGCCACCCGGGCTCCCCTTTGTCTACTATCACGACAAACGCTGCAAGTGGGGGGACAGACTATGGACAACCGTGCCGAGACGACCGAACCGGAGGATCCTGCGTACGCGGCGGAGCTGCCGCTGACCGAGCCCGGCGGATACGACTATGACGCGTTCCTGTCCTACAGCCGCGCCGATACCGCCGTAGCAGAAGGCATCCAGAAAGGCCTACACAGCATCGGCCGAAAACTCGGCCGACTACACGCCCTGCGCGTGTTCCGCGACAAAACCGACCTCGCCGCGAGCCCCAGCCTGTGGGCCAAACTGACTGAGGCGCTGGACAAATCCCGCTACCTCGTCGTGGTGCTCTCCCCCAACTCGGCAAGCTCCGAGTGGGTTAACAAAGAGATCGACTACTGGTTGGCGCACCGCGGACGCAACAACCTCGTCCTCGTCATGGCCGACGGCACCCTCATCTGGGACGACACCCACGGAGCCTTCAACCCGCAAAACTCCACCGCAGCACCACCAGCCCTGGCCACCCCCGACGCCCTGGGCACCGAACCCATCTACATCGACGTCTCCCAAGACAACCCCTGGGACATCCAAAACCCCGTCTTCCGAGACAAACTCACCGACATCGCCGCCCCCATCCACGGCAAACCCAAATACGAACTCGCCTCCGACGACCTCCGAGAACAACAACGCTTCCGCAGATTCCGACGCCTCGCCATCACCGCACTAGCCCTCCTGCTAGTCATCGCCATTGCCGCCGCATCAGTAGCCTTCATCCAACGCCGCGAAGCCCAACAACAACGAAACGAAGCCATCCATCAACGCAATGATGCGGTCGCGCGGGGCCTGGTAGCCGACGCCGATGCCATCTTCAAACGGGTGCGCGGTGGAACCTATGACCAAGCGCTACAGGAACTGACCGTGGCCGCACGCCTGGGACCGGTGGCCGCACGCGGCGGAATGCTCACCGGGCTCCAAAACACTGCCATCCTGCAGAAAACCATCCGCACCTCCCGCGGCCTCGTCGCGCCGAAAGTCACCCCGGATGGCAAACGCCTCGTCACCGGCAGCAAAGAGGAGCCGGTTATCCGCATCTGGGATGCCGCCACCGGACAGCAAGTATCCGAACTGACCGGCACGCCCAAGACGGGTTTGTGGGTCGTCGGGCTCGGCCCCGACGGAAAGCGCCTGATCTCCGAGGACTCGGCTGGCGTGGTCAGGCTGTGGGATCTCGACACCAGCACCATAATTCGGCAGCTCAAGGCCGAGCTGGCGGGCGACGCGGTGATGAGTGCCGACGGCGCCCGGGTGGCCGCCGTCGACGCACGATGGGGGCCAGACCACAAGAAGCTGATCTATCGACTCGGGGTGTGGGACGCCGCCACCGGGGAGCCGGTCAGCATGTTTCCCGAGCAATCCGACTCCATACGCGAGCTGGCACTGAGCCCAGACGGGCGCCGCATCGTCGTTGTGGACGGGAACGACGCAACCCGGATCTTTGATGTCGACAGCCGCGAGCAGATCGGTGAAACGATCGCAATCCCCAGTCCCAGCAGCTCGGACGGCAGCAACATCGGCGTGCACAGCCCGGAATTCAGCCCGGACGGCCGAAGGTTTGTCATGGGCCTCAGCGAGGGCACCGTGCGACAGTGGGACGCATTCACCGGCGCCCCCTCAGTACCCCGATGGCCGGCCACACCGGCACCGTGTTCGTGGCGACCTACAGCCCCGACGGAACCCGTATCGCCTCGGGCGGGACAGGCGACAACACCGTACGGGTATGGGATACCGAAACCGGCGCCCCGGTTGGCACGCCGTTCACGGGCCACCTGGATGCGATCACCGGGCTCACCTTCACGGCGGACAGCAAACAGATCGTCTCGACCAGCGACGATAAGACAATTCAGATCTGGCGCGCAGATGGAGACACTCCGCTCGGCGGCCCGATATCCGCCCCGGCCGGCAACCTGCCGGAAGGCACTCCAGTCGTCGGCGTGGTCCCCGGCGGCGAGACAACAGACATCTCGCGATCGGCTGCCGTCTGGAACCTCGAAGACGGCCGCGTGACCGACTTCCGCGAGAACGTGCCCCACTGGGAGTTCTCCATGGATCTGCAATTGGCTATGACACCCGACGGCCGCCGAGCCGCTGTGTTGTCACTCAACAAGCTGCAGGTCTGGGACCTGCACACCGGCAAACCGATCTCCAGTATCGATGACGACACGAATATCCGCTCCGCAACTGCCGTCAGCCCGGACGGGTCCCGGGTCGTCACCGGCGCGTCCAGCTCGTCTGTCGAAAAGCGCGGCGGTCGCCTCATCAACCTGTATGACGCCGACACCGGAAAACAGATCGACACCAAGTTCGACGGCCTAGATGGAACGATCACCGCACTTCGGTTCAGCCCCGACGGTCGCCAGCTCGTCGCCGTAAATTCGAAAGGGGCACTCCGGGAGTGGGATGCCGCAACCGGGCAACAGATCGGCGATCCCTGGAACGGCGACCTCAACGTCCAAGGGGCGCTGGCGTTCAGTCCGGATGGCCGGCTGCTCGCCTCGGCAGGCCGCGGAACGATATGGATCTGGGATACACAAACTCACCGGTTGGCAGGAAAGCCGCTCAACGGCCACAACGATCCGCCTTCGAGCCTGGCGTTCAGCTCCGATAGTCGGCTCCTCGTCTCGGGTGCGACCGGCAGCAAAGACTATAAAAGGGGCGAGGTGCGGATCTGGGATGTGGCGAGCGGTCAGCAGATCGGTGAACCGCTGCCCGTCGTCGACGGTTATACGTTTCTGTTCCGCGTGGCATTTTCCTCTGACAGCACCAATATCTTCGCCAGTGGAGCTACCAAGAAAGGAAGCAGGGTCTGGCAGTGGCCGGGTCCGGCCCGGTGGCCGGAACTGTTGTGCGACAAGCTTTCCGCGAACATGAGCCGTGAACAATGGAGACAATGGGTATCCCCGGACATCGAGTATGTGGTGGGCTGCCCGAACCTACCGGTACCGGAGTAACCATGACCAAGCCTGAGGATCCTGCATATGCCGCGGAGCTGCCGCTGACCGCGCCTGGCGGATACGACTATGACGCGTTCTTGTCCTACAGCCGTGCCGATACCGCCGTAGCAGAAGGCATCCAGAAAGGCCTACACAGCATCGGCCGAAAACTCGGCCGACTACACGCCCTGCGCGTGTTCCGCGACAAAACCGACCTCGCCGCGAGCCCCAGCCTGTGGGCCAAACTGACTGAGGCGCTGGACAAATCCCGCTACCTCGTCGTGGTGCTCTCCCCCAACTCGGCAAGCTCCGAGTGGGTTAACAAAGAGATCGACTACTGGTTGGCGCACCGCGGACGCAACAACCTCGTCCTCGTCATGGCCGACGGCACCCTCATCTGGGACGACACCCACGGAGCCTTCAACCCGCAAAACTCCACCGCAGCACCACCAGCCCTGGCCACCCCCGACGCCCTGGGCACCGAACCCATCTACATCGACGTCTCCCAAGACAACCCCTGGGACATCCAAAACCCCGTCTTCCGAGACAAACTCACCGACATCGCCGCCCCCATCCACGGCAAACCCAAATACGAACTCGCCTCCGAAGACCTGCGCGAACAACAACGATTCCGCAGATTCCGACGACTCGCCATCACCGCACTAGCGATACTCCTCGTCATCGCAATCGCCGCCGCCGGCATCGCATTCGTCAAACAACAGGAAGCCCAACAACAACGCTCCGAAGCCATCCGCCAGCGCAACGAGGCGGTCGCACTGCGTCTCGCCACCGACGCCGACGCCATCTTCAAACGGGCGCGCGGCGGGGGCGATGAGCGTGCGCTACAGGAATTGACCGTCGCGGCACGACTCGCCCCGGTGACCGCACGCGGCGGCATGCTCAGCGGAGTCCAATCCACCGTGGCCCTGCAGAAAATCATCGGAACGCCACGTGCACCTACCACTCCGACAGTCACTGCAGACCGCGGCCGCATCTTTACCGGCGGCACGCAGTCGGTTATTCGCATCTGGGATGCGGCCACAGGACGACAGGTATCCGAGCTTGCCGGCACCCCTAAAACCGCCGTGGAGGTCGTCGGGCTCACGCCCGACGGAAAGCGTCTGCTCACAGTAGATTCACTGTCAATGCTCAGGGTATGGGACGTGCAGAACAGCACCATGATCCGAGAGTTCATGGCCGGGATACAGACAGCGGTGAACGCTGACGGAACCCGCGTGGCCGGCATTACGGCCCGGCCTGGACCGGACAAAAGACCGATCTGGCGAATCGGGGTGTGGGATGTCGATACGGGCACGCAAATCGGCCCATTTCCCGAGCAATCCGACAGCCCGCGCAACCTGGCGCTGAGCCCCGACGGCCACCGCATCGTCACAACCAGCAATGTCGGCCTGGGTTACGCCATGCAGATC
This window encodes:
- the rpsP gene encoding 30S ribosomal protein S16, with the protein product MAVKIKLTRLGKIRNPQYRIQIADARTRREGRAIEVIGRYHPKEEPSLIEIDSERAQYWLSVGAQPTDPVLALLKITGDWQKFKGLPGAEGTLKVKEPKPSKLELFNAALAEADGAPTGEAIQQKKKKAPKKAEQDEAAEAPAAEAAEAPAESADAASE
- a CDS encoding WD40 repeat domain-containing protein, with the protein product MTDFRENVPHWEFSMDLQLAMTPDGRRAAVLSLNKLQVWDLHTGKPISSIDDDTNIRSATAVSPDGSRVVTGASSSSVEKRGGRLINLYDADTGKQIDTKFDGLDGTITALRFSPDGRQLVAVNSKGALREWDAATGQQIGDPWNGDLNVQGALAFSPDGRLLASAGRGTIWIWDTQTHRLAGKPLNGHNDPPSSLAFSSDSRLLVSGATGSKDYKRGEVRIWDVASGQQIGEPLPVVDGYTFLFRVAFSSDSTNIFASGATKKGSRVWQWPGPARWPELLCDKLSANMSREQWRQWVSPDIEYVVGCPNLPVPE